Proteins encoded together in one Amphritea japonica ATCC BAA-1530 window:
- a CDS encoding HopJ type III effector protein has translation MDLQQFTQQLNTPAKIDFEDTMAVIEAHYDYTPARFSNGDLINEAGTNEGSCKIFAFAKIHSLSEQQTLNCFGRFYHQDVLENPQNNDHGNIRNFMAQGWAGINFEETALQQKQGS, from the coding sequence ATGGATCTGCAACAGTTCACCCAACAGCTTAACACCCCTGCAAAAATAGACTTTGAAGACACCATGGCTGTTATCGAAGCGCATTATGACTACACCCCTGCCCGCTTCAGTAACGGTGATCTGATCAATGAAGCAGGCACGAATGAAGGCTCCTGTAAGATCTTTGCATTTGCTAAAATACACAGCCTGTCAGAACAACAGACGCTCAACTGTTTTGGCCGTTTTTACCATCAGGATGTGTTGGAAAATCCTCAGAACAATGATCATGGCAATATCCGTAATTTCATGGCTCAAGGCTGGGCAGGCATCAACTTCGAAGAGACAGCACTACAGCAAAAACAAGGTAGTTAA
- a CDS encoding sulfite exporter TauE/SafE family protein has protein sequence MEIELIIAFISLGAVVGFLAGLLGIGGGLVMVPVLTSIFIWQGIPQEQVVHLALGTSIASIVITSISSMRAHHRKGGVLWQVVRLMAPGIIVGAFLATFVAAVMSSTILGMFFSCFLVYASVQMFLNMKPKPTRVLPGKPGLFAAGGVIGSISALVSIGGGTLTVPFLSWHNIDVKKAIGTSAAIGLPISVAGTLGYLVNGLSADLNIDYVFGFIYLPGVILISMMSFLTASLGAHVSHLLPVPVLKKVFAVLLLGLAIKMISSVV, from the coding sequence ATGGAAATTGAGTTAATTATTGCATTTATCAGTCTGGGGGCTGTTGTCGGTTTTCTGGCGGGTTTACTGGGAATTGGTGGTGGTCTGGTGATGGTGCCGGTACTAACTTCCATCTTCATATGGCAGGGCATTCCTCAGGAGCAGGTTGTTCATCTTGCTTTAGGGACATCAATTGCGTCAATCGTTATTACTTCTATTTCCAGTATGCGAGCCCATCATCGAAAGGGCGGTGTCCTATGGCAAGTCGTCAGGCTGATGGCACCTGGAATTATTGTGGGTGCTTTTTTAGCAACGTTTGTTGCGGCGGTGATGAGTTCTACAATATTAGGAATGTTTTTTTCCTGCTTTCTTGTCTATGCATCGGTTCAGATGTTCCTTAATATGAAGCCTAAACCTACTCGCGTATTACCCGGTAAGCCTGGCTTGTTTGCCGCAGGTGGGGTTATTGGAAGTATCTCTGCATTGGTCTCTATCGGTGGAGGAACTTTGACTGTGCCTTTTCTTAGTTGGCATAATATTGATGTCAAAAAGGCGATAGGTACGTCAGCGGCTATCGGCTTGCCAATTTCTGTGGCGGGAACATTGGGTTATTTGGTGAACGGCTTGTCAGCTGACTTAAATATTGATTATGTATTCGGTTTCATCTATTTGCCTGGCGTGATTCTGATCTCCATGATGAGTTTTCTGACAGCCTCATTGGGTGCTCATGTCTCGCACCTGCTTCCGGTTCCGGTATTGAAAAAAGTATTTGCTGTATTGCTGCTGGGGCTGGCAATTAAAATGATCAGTTCTGTTGTTTGA